The following proteins are encoded in a genomic region of Lytechinus variegatus isolate NC3 chromosome 7, Lvar_3.0, whole genome shotgun sequence:
- the LOC121419374 gene encoding histone H3.3A — MARTKQTARKSTGGKAPRKQLATKAARKSAPSTGGVKKPHRYRPGTVALREIRRYQKSTELLIRKLPFQRLVREIAQDFKTELRFQSAAIGALQEASEAYLVGLFEDTNLCAIHAKRVTIMPKDIQLARRIRGERA; from the exons ATGGCTCGTACCAAGCAAACAGCTCGAAAGTCTACAGGAGGAAAAGCCCCTCGTAAGCAGCTTGCTACAAAGGCAGCCCGTAAGAGTGCACCATCTACTGGTGGAGTCAAGAAACCTCATCGTTACAGGCCAG GTACCGTTGCCCTTCGAGAGATCCGTCGCTACCAGAAGAGCACTGAACTGCTCATTCGCAAGTTACCATTCCAGCGTCTGGTCCGTGAGATTGCTCAGGATTTCAAGACGGAGTTGAGATTTCAGAGTGCTGCTATTGGTGCTCTCCAG GAGGCAAGTGAAGCTTACCTGGTAGGTCTCTTCGAGGACACCAACCTGTGCGCCATCCATGCCAAGCGTGTTACTATCATGCCTAAGGATATTCAGTTGGCTCGTCGCATCCGTGGAGAGCGTGCTTAG